The genomic interval tGTAAGTGACAATGTCATATATCCTGCAtgctccttctcctccacaaCTCATAGTACCCCACTTCAAGCAAGTGGTATCTATCAAAGCTCCAAAATAAATGGGAGATGGAATTCCAGCTAAAAACGACATTAGCAATGATTTTGGTGAATAGCACATTTTTTCTAAGTAACAGATATATTGCAGAACTTGTGTAGTTTCTCACCTACTTCATCTGTCCTGTTCTCTTGCAGCATGAACCATGTTCCCTACCTTTCAtatgttcccttttcttccttatcCACCTACtctcaacaaaaaaaattccttcctatTATGTATTTAACAATATATGCATGTTACAATATAAAAACCATGTACTCTGATTCCTATTCAAAACTCAACATTCTCTCTTACCAGTGAGTGTGTCATGTTCAGTAAATACTTGACAAGAGGGAGGGAATACAAGATAGCTTTCAGATAAGCCCCAAATATAATCATCCTATCcctcaaaataaaagcatgcaaACTGAACAAGCTGTTCTAATTTGTCATGTTGCCTAGGcttataaaaaacaaatttccGCCACTGAAAGGCACTCCGTAGAGGTAGACACCTGTGCCATGCCCATAACCCAGCCCTGATCTATATCAGACTCCAAACGAGCCCTAGATGTGCTGCCAAAGTGCATTAGAGCTTTTCTTACCAAATACTCTAGCAGCTAGTCCATGGATACCCACTCCAAATGACTTTTCTTCAGGCTTCAGAGACCTGTATGATAATTACATTGTATACAGATTAACAGGGGTGACATTAGTAAGAAATAGTTATCTGGGGGGTTTTTTCAGTCAAATTCTTCATCACATCATGCCCAAATCATCCTAACTAGCGCATTGGCTGAAAGAGTTCATTATCCTCATTCCTATCATTAACTTCCTTAACTAGGACTGTCAGATCACAAAAGGAAAGATTATTCTCCCAGTATCATCCACCTGCACTAAGGCCAGGCCAAGGCAAGAAGACAGTGGTGGCTTAATCAGCATCAGCTGTGGATGTGATCAATAAGCAGATGGGTATTACGCACCTCTCGGTATCTCAATGCACTAACTCAGCAGTCTTTCGTTAATTTAGGATACAGCTGACAGCCAGGAGCAACATCATTTTATAAAGCTGGCAAAGTTTAGCATGACACTAAACCCTAACAATCAGCACAGAAGTGACATAAgatctttctgttcttcctccctcCACACAAAGTAACCCACTTTTAACTCTTGAAGGTGTTTGACCTCAGAATAAAAAATCCAATAGGTTTCTAAAGATAAGAACATTTTACTGTACCTTATTAAGACCATATACCCAGGCATGGCTGATAAGGAAAAAATGAAGCTGCAGACTAAtgacaatattaaaaaataatgaagcatcttgtcacagttttcttttctgtcacaCTGGCCCAGAATTGCGGAGACATTTTGAGATGAAAACCCTGAGGCTGCAACACAGGTGCAGTTTTCAAATACCTGTCAAAAGAGTGTTTTAATTACACAGACCCATCAAAACTCACACACCGAGTGTGAAACTCGCACAATTGCTGCATTGCTCGTCGTCTCCTGCACCCGAGTCTGTATGTCACATGTGtagccctgcactgcagcctctctcCCCATCTGCCAGGCCCAGGTCCACTGATCAGGTATGTGGTGTGTGGGGTcagagcaggagggagctgaGGTGCTCTTATGTAGCTGGAAGTACACTACCTCAAGCAGGCCATCATCAAAAGAGCCCTCTGTAGAAGATATATTTCCCACCACAGCATAGTAATGCCATTAAACTACCATTAAACTGCCATTAAACCTGACCCTTCTTTTAATAACCAAATGTACAGGATAGCACATGCTAGAAGAGAAGAAACCAGAGACATCTGATTTAAGGTCAGCTTAATAATATCCTCACTCACATGCTTGCTTCTACTGAATCAATGAGACTATTCACAGAATAAGGACTAACAAATGTCATCCAGAGACAATAAGGGCATCAGCATCTGGCCCTTACTAAATCTGATCTAATCTAACAGTTCTCTAAAACATTTGTATGGCACAAATGATTTCTAAAATCTGTATGGTTTGGATTTTTATTGAGGTTATTATTTTCAATTGTTTTCCATCTAATCTGAacttataaataaattaattgtgAAAAATGTACACTTAATTAGGGTAGCAAATGCTCTATAATActaattgatttatttaaatcTACAGGATGAAAGAGATTATTATACCCATGCTCTAGAATTTCATTCTGGCTGAATGTGTGCTCAGGTTTCAGACTGGCTAACAATACCTTGAGAATAACTTCTTATAGCATTTTTGGTATTTCAGTTTCCTTCAATTATTAGAAGAGGCTTCTTCATtatattctttaaattaaatttaatttaaactaaTTTTCATATTCAGCTTGAAATTTCTGTTGCCACCAAATGAATTTGTCCAACTCTATCTCCTACAAGTGCAATTAAATGGATGTGTATGGATATTTCTCCCCCTACTCCTCACCTACTATATTTCATAGctacagcacaaaaaaaaaaaaaagtgttctttacCACATGTTTTCCAGTTCCCCTTGAGGCTTTACACCCAGCAAGACAAGGTGACACATAAGTGATTCCATTGTCCCCACAGACTGGGTCCCATACTTTGAGCGTGCAATTACAATCACTGTTGCAGCCAGCAAATAGAGTATTTTCTGCATATGAGACTTGCTCTAGCCTGAAATACATTTAGAAgatgaataaatatttcagtagtgAAATCCCTGACGTAAGCCTCTGAAATGCCTAAGGTTCTATTCCAGCTGAAGTGCTGATCCAGGACGCAATCATACATGCTCCTATCCAGCAGTCATGCCTTTCTATCTTTCTATATGGTATTATACTATAGTATATATTCATAACTAGGTATTCATACCCTACAGCGTTTTTCTCATGTATGGCATATATATGCTCAACTGTGAATAAGCATATGCAAACCTACATGTGCGTTCACACACGCATGGCCCCTCCGCTGATTAATGGCAGGCTTCAAATCAAGAAACTGCAGATAAATTTCCTCTATTATCTTGACAGCAAGCAAATTTCAGTAAACTAGTGCAAGATAAAGAACGATTTTGTCCCTCTATACTTCTGAAAGTGCATTAATGTATGCCTATGCTTGATcaacaactttttatttttacctgcagTTACATGACTTGAATGTAGAATTGTATTAGTCCAAGACACGATGCACTCATGCAATTGTATGAGTCTTTATATGTATATCTTTTTTAATATACTGTATCATTTAAAATAGGAATAACCAAAGCTAGACCTAGTGCCTCACACAATTAAGAAGTCTAGAAAAGTTAGATCCTGAAATataccttgttttgttttgcaaagctgTGGAGTCACTGGCTGATTTCTgacaagaaaaatcatttcagtgtTGTGCCTTAAAGAACGTACCCTTCATACGAAACCGTTAGGCCAGCAACTGGTGAAGGGTCACAGATAGTCCAATGTGCAGTAAAGTAAAGAAGGTATTCCAGTAAAGATATCCAAAATGCTATGGTTGCAGCCTGAGAGATATTTGTCTTGAACTTCTTCATGAACAAGCCTCCAAAAAAATATCCAATGCATATAACCGGTAAGTTGTAAACACCTGTTTAAATGAGTAAAACGTTACAATAAATAAAGAGATCGGCAAAGCTTCCCATAAAGGAATAACATGTATATGATTTGGCAAATACATGTGTAGTGCCTATGGCTGATGAACTTAACTGAAGTCAAAAATGGTAGTCTGCTAGTTCCCTTGCACCCCCAACAACCAGCCACAGTCAATAGCAGTTGTGAACTGCTTGGAGAACCAGTGGGTAGGACTCAAAGGATTCATTAGAAAATTGCAACCTACAACAGCAGTTGAGTTCCAACACAAAAAAGGCAGGGTTTCATCACAGCCCCACTATCCGAGAGAGCAACTCAAGAGTAGGATAACCTAACTGATCACATCTTTGTGTACACAGAACATCACAGAAAGAAGGAACAGACATGCAGTTTTGGAATGGGCTTATTGAACGTGCGCTTCACTTCTTTTTCACTGTTTGGTATTTTAATGAAGCAAAGATTGACTGAGAGATATCTAGGAACTAGTTTTACACAAACATTATATGGCTTGGTTGTCTTTGCTCAAGATGGTGCTGGTTCTCTAGCAATCCTTGACTGCACGTGAGCATGGGGAGcctgaggaaaggggaagaaccaTTAAAAGAGACTCGGGCTCCTCTCAAAGTACTCTGTCTGAAAAGGAACCATGCAGTGCAATGGCAGTGTAACACAGATAAGATGTACGATAGCTATATAGCTTTGTATGTAGAGCTTCAAAACACTGGTGACAGAGGGTATTAGTGGTGCCCATAAGGTCTGGGACATTCTTTGTGGTAGGATTTAAAGAAATTGGAGCAGCTACTATGCAAGCTGAGCATTCGGTTAAGGAACAGAAGTACGGCTTGATGTACGTTAAGATGATTCTTCTATAATAACTTGTTCTGATCTAATTAAATCACAACAGTTAAGTAAGAGAACAAAGAGAATTTACAACATGAAAAAGTCAAACGTATTGTTTCAGGATATTTGCTTTGTGCTACTACTTGCCATTATCATAACCTCTTTGAGATCAGTAGTGCAAGTGGTGCAAATCATATCAGATGACATAATACATCAACTGAAGCTTCTAGAATGATCTAAAAGATGGAAAATGGGCTATTACAAAATTCTGCACAGGAAATCAGAAGATATTtagcagaaaatgcaaaatgattATTTAGAACTGCTTTGTAGTGTGGAATCTCTCCCACATAGAAGCATTTGACCCTagcatgtatatgtgtacatgtatatatgtatatgtgtacatgtatAATGTACATATGTGAATGTATAGAGGGATAGAATTTGCGTATAGTCATCACCAGGTGGTAGATCAGAACAAAGCAAAATGTGGATGTACCAATTAAAAAGATGGCGTCTGATGCAGATTTTCCAAACTGCTGTTCCAAGTATTTTGGCATGAAGGATATCATGCCATTGAATGCGCTGAACTGTAACACAGTTATGCATATAAATAACATATAAACTGGGTTGCGAAACAGAGCCTTGAGGAACGGAATGAAATCTGGAATGAGACAATGCAACAAGTTAGTGTGATGCTTTACGAAATGAATCATCCACTGCTCGGTATGGCTGAGGAGGAAAGAGGGGAACAGAGATGGTCCTTAACTGTTTCAGGCTAATTCTTGTGCTTGGCCAGAGAATGCAGGTCAAAGACTGCTCACTTAGTGCAGCTTTCCCCAACGTGTCTCTTCTACATGGAAACAaccataaacacacacacacacacacacacacacacacacacacacacacacacacacacacagagcagtgcATGGTGCTGCTTATAAAGCATGATAAAAATCTCATTATAAAATTTTCCTGAAGCTTATGAGTTAGGCAGTGACTGAACCAAGTCAGATTTGCAGCAGCACCTGCCACCCAACTATTCCCACTCCTTTTCCCATCATCCCATCCCCACAAAGCATCTATCAAAACCCCTTTCTGGTACCTGGCAGGCAAAGGGAGTACAAAAGGGAAAGGGTATAAATAGACTAGGCAGCTGGGAGTACCTGCCACAGAGACCTAATCACTAGTTTTTGATATTGCTACTGTTagtgagggagaaagggaaagacagaggAGAAGAGGCCTAAGAGATAAGTGACCCTGATTTTTCCTTACACATCTCAAAGTATGGATCCTCCAGCCTTCAGCAAGGTAAACCTCTGAGAAACTAATTTGCATATGTGTTTTCTCTGAGTAATGCCTATTAAATCAGGACCTGAACcataaaaaaaacacaattccTCTTTGTCTCATGTTCTCTATCAATTAATGTGTCAAAAAACTCTGCAGAAAAATGTAAACTTCTGTAGAACAATGACCATAATTCATTGAAAGTGGGTACCAGCTAGCACTGATACTTATCTTTCAGAAGCAGGCAAGTATCTCAGTAGAACGGGATCGGTATATCAGTCTTGCAAAAATGGGTCAAATATCTGAAACACTATGAACAGGGCTGTCTTATTTATATATGCCATACAGTTTAGAAGCAGAGCTTTCTGCAGAAGAGATTACCATGCTAATTTGAACTATAAATACTCCAAGTTTCAACTTGAAACGACAACGCTTTTTGATTCAGGATATTCAGGGGCAGTGGACATTCACATCAATGCAGGAAGGGAATGACGATGAAAACAAATAAGCTCTGAAGTGATTCTGGAGCGCCAGGCAGCCACAGTCTGACCTAGGAACCTTACCTCACTGAAGCAGCATGTTATTTATGGGTTCATTTGGGGCTACATGATAGCAGAGGAAGAAGCTATGTTTACCAAAATGAAATTGCAATACCAGCCAAGATCTGAGTATTCGGTCTGAGTATGGTGCATATGCCGGGCTCATCCAGAAACACCGTGGAGAGGTAGCTGGTACTTGGCACttactttctgaaaatgaagatctTGTCAAGGGGCTTTGAGCTGGGCATCTGGAATCATGAGACTACTCTGAAGATCATAGCCATTGACATATTTTTTCATGTATGTTTTTAACAAGTACAAAAACTAGAAGGAACAAATAGCTTTCTACAAATATATAGATCTGAAAACACAGAGATGTGAATGTTGCTGTTGGCAGCATGAACAAATGTAAGTCAAATAGATCGTTCCTCAATGAGCCATTAAGTGATTGTGAGACACTTAAACACCTGTCAATTCCCTTCTCTGTCTTTAAGCTGGACTCCAGTATGCATAAGACTCATGCTGGTTTTCGACACAGTGGATTGGGGGACACCTGTAATTAATATTTTCAATGTGTTCACAGCTCACTGAGGTTTAATATTCTTAATGAAATTTCAATGCATTAAGcctctaggaagaaaaaaaaaagaagaagaaaagctccaGATTTACGTATACCTGCAATGCAGAAGAGGTGGAAAAGGGTTGGATTCAGGACTTGGATGTATGAAATTGGTTTTCTACTTCTGTGAAGGCCATTCTAAATCCCTGTACAAATCCTTTGTACTACAGACAGCTAAAAAATAGACGTATACATTTCATATCTTGGACCCATCTTTACTTACAAAAATACACAGACATAGTTTACATCTTAAGGACAAAATTAAGAtggaaataagataaaatataaCTTGCCTTTAGCAATTTCATACATGGTCTGCTTGGCTTCATTTTTATCGTTTTCTTGCAATAGTATTGCACTCTTTTTACTGAACTCCTCAGGTTCATTGGTTTCTCCTTCCTTCACAAGGGACTTGGGCAAAAACCAAAAAGGTATTCCGGCAAGAAGATTCAGTGATGCACAAATCAGAATGCCCAGCCACCATGCTCCAACCCAACGGGCATCAGTAACTGTTATAGTTATGTCCTCTAAAAACAAGTAACACATCTCGTATTAGTTCAGAAACATATTGTGCTgtaattgtttgttttctttgttatcttTGACATATGTAATAGATTGAAAACATTCTAAAGATCTTAAAAGGAGGCTGATGAGAAAGAATAGATAGTCTCCAGTCATCTTTTCTTATGCTGCTAACTTTTCTGGCAAATTTTAGTGCTTTATATTaaattaattctaattttttttctaagttgtCAGATGATACAATAATTCATCAAATAATATATATGCAGATTCATTTGCTCATGTGTGAACTCAGGGCTTTTATTGAACTGAATATTACAAATAGATTTTCCATCCTAAAAGAAACACTAGCAAGCTTAGATAAAATGAATACAACACATATTAGCTCACATATTAGCTTTTAGTGCTGATAAATACACCCCTCATGCCTACTGATTTATATGAAAGTTTTTATATACTCATCCATTACCTGCATTTACTGATCCCAGATCAACAAACAGTTTCGCACAGAATGAGCCCAACAAGAAACCAAGGAAGGGGCCGATCACAGTTGCTGTATGTAGGCATCCTGACATATGAAAAGGTGAAAACATACAAAATCAGAACCTGCACATAACTTTTTTCTTAGAAGTATTATAGATGTTCAGAATAGCTTTACTAAATAGATACTTAGGCCTAAAACCAACCTCATTTCAACAAATTCATAACAAATAGTTGAATTAAATGCTATGCAATATGATTATTCAGACAGGGCAGCAAAGtccttctttattctttctttattggACTAGTGGAGTCACAAGAGCCCCcccttttgcttttgcttatttgcatgtttgttttaggGATGAGAGTTGGCATAATAAGATGGAGTACTTAGAGATTTACCTAAGTAGAAAGGTGAATTCTCTGCTTTGGCAAAATCTTCCAAATATGAAATGCCTAAAGGCATGATGGGAGTTTCACCCATTCCTCGTACTATGTTTCCAATCATCACAAATATCCACAGCAAGGATCCAGGCTCTTTTTCACAATCTATGAATAAAATAAGAAGCTAggattaatgttttcattttaactatTAATTACATTCTAGAGATGAAGATGAAGAATTAACTAACAAACAGCTTAGCTTTTGATGGGTAGGTCTGTCCTGTAAAACAGGGAAAGAAGTAGTCGTGGTGCTCGAAAGGCTCcagaactggaagaagcctctGCATTTGCTGGAGCAGAGTTTAAACCCCTTTGCTGCCCAGATCACACCTTGCCCAACCAGCTGGCAGTGCTGATCACCTAGGCTTTTCTCTTTACTCATTCCCACCAGCAGAATTGTTATTTTCATGTCAGTGGATAGAGGACAGCCCCTGAAATATGTGAGCCAGAGGGATAAGATCCTCTTGGCTTGTAGATGAAGGTCCTTCCAACACCTCTTCCTGCTTCAAGACTGAGGCTGACCTGCCTCAGAGCTTGGTGGCTCTCCTAGCTGTTAATGTGATGCAAGTAAATCCTTAGAATGACAATCATAATTTATGTTTGCTAACTGATACTAAGAGCTAGTTAAAATTGCCATTTTTATCTCCCACCAATATGATGCTATGCATTTCCATTTCAAATCAAACAGAAATGTTGAATCATCTACACTTCTCAACCAGAAAACAGCTCCTTTTACAAGGTTTTCCTGTCAGGTGGCAACATGTCCCTGCACTTACCAATTTACTATGACAAAGCTGCTGTGATCCCTCATGGGACTTGTTTTGGAtacttaaatgaaacattttgttttgattttttaatgggaaaagtttacttcaagaaaaaattgcttttcagaaagaatatattttatttcagatttttctacAATGTCTCAAAGAAAGGTTTTTCAGCTTTCAATATTCAACATCAGGTTATTAAGTCTATGAACACTCTAACTGAAAACATTACTGTTCAGAGACCAAGCTCAGATCTACTCTGTCAATGTCAGATTCTTGCCAGCAAACAGAAGTTAAACAATCCAAATGCAGGTGCGGTCAAATTCAAAGGATTTTTCATATCAcagaggagatagatagataggctCATAAGCGTGACAAAAATGTCACAGTTTTGCTTGTCTGTAAGCTAATAGGGAAAGCTAAGTTGCCCAAGTAAAGGCATGGGAATGAGGACCTCTGGGTTCTATTGCCTGCAGGGCCTCCAAATGGCTGTTTAATTTAAGGAAAATTGCTCTACCTATCTGGACATTTTTGTTACagataaacaaagaaaaacaataccTGAAATCTTCACAGGAAAGATTAATAAGAAGCGCTACTAAGCGCTAATTCATAAAGTGATACGCAGTCTTGGAAAGCTTGGACTCTATGTTCTTTATTAAACAGAGACACAGGAAACAACAGTATAACAACATTCAAGTTTGATGTCACAGTGTACATATAATGATATTAAAGCAGTGTGATTCAGCTTTAGCACACATTTATGGAACATCATCATCAAACATAACAATTAATTGTGGGGTTCCTCTCACCTAACTTTTGCCGTTCACTGATCATTTAAGTTTTCAAAAATCAATAGGCACATCCAGGACCTAATCTGTTGCACACTACAGCAAAGAGCATGAACATCCCTAGAGCAAGGGACTCTGAAAGTCCTCTGCAGTCTCCTTTCACTATCTATCAAGGTACCCCACAGAGTTCAGTCTAAATGTCTCTTTCTCTTTAAGGTGGCTAAAGACCAGGGAGATTAATCCCATCCTCAGAGTGAGAATTTTATAtgttattatttaatataatataatatagttATATAATATAGTTGCCTCTGTCTCTTTTGACTTCAAAATAGTTGCTTTATATGCATATGCTACTGATAATGGGTATGTATATTTCATataagttttctcttttctctaaaaGAAAGCAGGGGCTACTTTTTTGCTCtgcttcttattcttttctttcatgtgtgatacaacaaaaaaagaatcttGATGCCTTTTACCTATTTTCCAAATCACAGTTTCCCATTTCCTCACAGTGCTATGGTATTTCAAGTCAAAAAGAGGAAGATTTCtgaaaaaagcacttttttttatttccccaacAAAGTGGAATGACAGGGATATTAATGGATACTGTAAAAACTGCATGAAAAGGAGTTACAGCTTTGGAGTCACAGactaaaaaaaaaccaagcaaatctAAGAAATTGCCTGACCTCTAGTTTTCAAGCCTGGAAAAAGTACTGCTCCAAAGTAGAGCTCTGAAAACAGCACTAATcaaaaaaatcctgtttgcttAAACACTATAAAACAACTGAGCAGAAAGCAACAGTAGGTATCAGAAGAGCCATACCTGTTGATGGTTTCTCTGTAGGTAAAGAGAAAGAGCTTTGATTAACAAAGCACAGAGGCATGAGTGAAGAATTCTCTGATGGTGAAATGCTGCTTTCAATATGATATCTGTTTgaatcaaaataaagcatttacagATTAAGAAATACATTAGAACCACCTCATAAATGTTCTTCAGTAATGAAGCTACCTAGAACAGATGTAGGTAGCTACAGCAAAAAGTAAACC from Struthio camelus isolate bStrCam1 chromosome 1, bStrCam1.hap1, whole genome shotgun sequence carries:
- the SLCO1A2 gene encoding solute carrier organic anion transporter family member 1A2 isoform X3 — translated: MGRYHIESSISPSENSSLMPLCFVNQSSFSLPTEKPSTDCEKEPGSLLWIFVMIGNIVRGMGETPIMPLGISYLEDFAKAENSPFYLGCLHTATVIGPFLGFLLGSFCAKLFVDLGSVNAEDITITVTDARWVGAWWLGILICASLNLLAGIPFWFLPKSLVKEGETNEPEEFSKKSAILLQENDKNEAKQTMYEIAKDFIPFLKALFRNPVYMLFICITVLQFSAFNGMISFMPKYLEQQFGKSASDAIFLIGVYNLPVICIGYFFGGLFMKKFKTNISQAATIAFWISLLEYLLYFTAHWTICDPSPVAGLTVSYEGLEQVSYAENTLFAGCNSDCNCTLKVWDPVCGDNGITYVSPCLAGCKASRGTGKHVVFENCTCVAASGFSSQNVSAILGQCDRKENCDKMLHYFLILSLVCSFIFSLSAMPGYMVLIRSLKPEEKSFGVGIHGLAARVFAGIPSPIYFGALIDTTCLKWGTMSCGGEGACRIYDIVTYRWLYLGLPEILRGVSYIPCALILLILKKKLKSSESKVLINAPVEMQAKEEENESVK
- the SLCO1A2 gene encoding solute carrier organic anion transporter family member 1A2 isoform X2 → MKEAEKPRAGEKFCCISKLKVFLLALSFAYVGKTMSGAYMNSMYTQIEKQFNIPASLVGIINGSFEIGNLLLIAFVSYFGAKLHRPRIIALGCTILSFGCLLISLPHFLMGRYHIESSISPSENSSLMPLCFVNQSSFSLPTEKPSTDCEKEPGSLLWIFVMIGNIVRGMGETPIMPLGISYLEDFAKAENSPFYLGCLHTATVIGPFLGFLLGSFCAKLFVDLGSVNAEDITITVTDARWVGAWWLGILICASLNLLAGIPFWFLPKSLVKEGETNEPEEFSKKSAILLQENDKNEAKQTMYEIAKGVYNLPVICIGYFFGGLFMKKFKTNISQAATIAFWISLLEYLLYFTAHWTICDPSPVAGLTVSYEGLEQVSYAENTLFAGCNSDCNCTLKVWDPVCGDNGITYVSPCLAGCKASRGTGKHVVFENCTCVAASGFSSQNVSAILGQCDRKENCDKMLHYFLILSLVCSFIFSLSAMPGYMVLIRSLKPEEKSFGVGIHGLAARVFAGIPSPIYFGALIDTTCLKWGTMSCGGEGACRIYDIVTYRWLYLGLPEILRGVSYIPCALILLILKKKLKSSESKVLINAPVEMQAKEEENESVK
- the SLCO1A2 gene encoding solute carrier organic anion transporter family member 1A2 isoform X1 — encoded protein: MKEAEKPRAGEKFCCISKLKVFLLALSFAYVGKTMSGAYMNSMYTQIEKQFNIPASLVGIINGSFEIGNLLLIAFVSYFGAKLHRPRIIALGCTILSFGCLLISLPHFLMGRYHIESSISPSENSSLMPLCFVNQSSFSLPTEKPSTDCEKEPGSLLWIFVMIGNIVRGMGETPIMPLGISYLEDFAKAENSPFYLGCLHTATVIGPFLGFLLGSFCAKLFVDLGSVNAEDITITVTDARWVGAWWLGILICASLNLLAGIPFWFLPKSLVKEGETNEPEEFSKKSAILLQENDKNEAKQTMYEIAKDFIPFLKALFRNPVYMLFICITVLQFSAFNGMISFMPKYLEQQFGKSASDAIFLIGVYNLPVICIGYFFGGLFMKKFKTNISQAATIAFWISLLEYLLYFTAHWTICDPSPVAGLTVSYEGLEQVSYAENTLFAGCNSDCNCTLKVWDPVCGDNGITYVSPCLAGCKASRGTGKHVVFENCTCVAASGFSSQNVSAILGQCDRKENCDKMLHYFLILSLVCSFIFSLSAMPGYMVLIRSLKPEEKSFGVGIHGLAARVFAGIPSPIYFGALIDTTCLKWGTMSCGGEGACRIYDIVTYRWLYLGLPEILRGVSYIPCALILLILKKKLKSSESKVLINAPVEMQAKEEENESVK